The nucleotide sequence ACGCGGTGTACGCCGACGATCTCGTGAACTCGGCCTCGCAAGGGTTGCGGGAAACGCCGATCATCGACCAGCGGACCGATCTCGACTTCGCCGGGTTCGGCAACGACATCCACACCACCGAGTGGTCCTACGTCATGCGGCAGCGGCTTCTGCGGGCCAACGGCACGGCGGGCAACCAGGTCATCATCGAAAACCAGCCCACCGCGGCCGAAGCGGGGGCGGCCAGTGCCTACGAGCTCGACGCCATGGACCGCTGGCTGACCGCGATCGACGCCGACCGCTCGCACCGGAGCCGACAGCTGAAGGTGCTGGCGAACCGGCCGGGCGACCTCGGCGACGGGTGCTACCTCTCCGCCACGTCGCGGATCACCGAGAAGCTGACGTACCCGGCGAGCGGCCAGTGCGGCACGCAGTACCCGGTCGCAACGAACACCCGGATCGTCGCGGGGGAGGGCCTGGCCCTCGACGTGCTGAAGTGCCGGCTGAAGCCGCTGGACTTCCGCGACTACCCGGTCACCTTCACCGCCGCGGACCGGCAGCGGCTGCGGTCGGTGTTCCCGGACGGGGTGTGCGATTACCGCCGCCCGGGCGTCGGCCAGCGTCCCCCGATCGGGACGTGGCTGAGCTACGGCGACGAACGGACCGGCACCACGCCGCCGACGAAGCCGCGGTGATTGCGGTATACCCGGAGCAGTGGAAGAAATCCGGGCCGAGTTCCTCAGGCCGCTGCTGACGTCGTTGTCCGCGCACCCCGCCGAACGCCCGGCTTTCTCCGACGGACGGCGGACGCTGACCTACGGTGAGCTGGCCCGCGCCAGTGCGGACTTCGCCGCGGGTCTCGGCGTGTCCCGGGGCGAGCGCGTGCTGGTCCACGTCGGCAACCGGGTCGAGTTCGTCGTGGCCCTGCTGGCGGTGCTGCGGGCCGCGGCCGTCGGGGTGCCGGTGAGCGCGCGGTCGACCGAGGCCGAGCTCGCCCACCTCATCGACGACTCCGGAGCGGCGCTCCTGATCACCGAGGCGCGGCACGCCGGGCTGGCGGACCGGCTGCGGCAGGGCCGGCCGGGCCTGCGGGTTCTCTTCGTCGAGGAGCCGCCGCCGGCGGCAGGACCGCCGCGGGACGACCTCGGGCTGGACGAGCCCGCGTGGCTGCTCTACACCTCCGGCACCACCGGACGGCCGAAAGGCGTTCTCCTTTCGCAGCGCGCGGCGGTCTGGTCGACCGCCGCCGCTTACGTCCCCGTGTTCGGGATCGAGGCCGGGGACACCGTGGTGTGGCCGCTGCCGCTCCACCACGCCTACGCCCTGTCGCTCGCCTTCACCACCACGATCGCGCTCGGCGCGCACACCCGGCTCGCCGACGGCTGCTCGCCGGAGCTGCTCGCCCAGTACCCGGGGTGCGTGCTCGCCGGGGTCCCGGCCACCTACCTGCGGCTGCGCCAGGAGGCCGACGGCCCGGTCGTCGCGCCGAGGCTGTGCCTGACCGGCGGTGCGCCGTGCACGCCGGCGGCCCGCGCCGCGGTCCGGGAGCTGTTCGGCCTGCCCCTCGTCGACGGCTACGGGAGCACCGAGACGGGCGGAAAGGTCGCGGTGGAGCGTCCCGGTGAACCGGGACTGATCCCGGTGCCCGGCATGGAGGTCCGGATCGACGCGGGGGAAGTGCTCGTCCGCGGCCCGGGACTGATGCTGGGCTACCACGGGCAGCCGGAGTCGCCGTTGCACGACGGCTGGTACCGCACCGGTGACGCCGGCCGGCTCGAAGGCGGCCGGCTGGTGCTCGACGGCCGGGTCGACGACGTGATCGTCTCGGGCGGCCAGAACGTCCACCCCACCGAGATCGAGGCCGTGCTGGAGGAGTCCCCTTCGGTGCGGGAGGTCCTCGTGACCGGCCGCCCCGACGACGTCGTCGGGCAGGTGCCGGTGGCGTTCGTGGTCGCCGGGCCGGACGGCTTCGACGCCGAGGAATTGCGCCGCCTCTGCCTCAGCCGGCTTTCCCTGCACAAGGTGCCGGTGGCCTACCTCGAAGTCGACTCGATCCCGCGGACGGCGTCGGGCAAACCGCGGCGGAACGCCTTGGTGCAGCCGGATCTCGCGGCGGTGGTGCGAGCCGAGCTGACGGCCCTCTGCGGGCACGACGGCGGCGCCGGGTGGCGGGACCGGCCCTTCACCGACCTCGGGCTGTCCTCCCTGGCCGGCGTGCAGTTCCGGCACCGGATCACCGCGCTGACCGGCGTGCCCGTCCCGCACTCGCTGATCTACGACTTCCCCACGCCGGGCGCGGTGATCGCCGAGCTGGCGCGCCTGGGCTCGGCGAGCCCGGAAGAGCCGCCGCGCGCGAGCCCGCTGCCGTCCGCGGAACCGATCGCCGTCGTGGCGATGGCGTGCCGGTTCCCCGGCGGGGTGCGCTCGCCGGAGGACCTGTGGCGGCTCGTGGCGGACCGGGTGGACGCGACCGGGGAGTTCCCCGCCGACCGCGGCTGGGACGTGGCGGGGTTGTACGACCCGGACCCGGACCGGCTGGGCCACTCGGTGACCCGCCGCGGCGGCTTCCTCGACGGGTTCGCGGACTTCGACGCCGGGATGTTCGGCATCTCGCCGCGGGAGGCGCTGGCCACCGACCCGCAGCAGCGGTTGCTGCTGGAGACGTCCTGGGAGGCGTTCGAGCGGGCCGGCATCGACGTCGCGACGCTGCGCGGCAGCAACACGGGTGTGTTCGTCGGCGTCATGAACGAGGACTACGCAAGCCGGTTCACCACTTCCCACGAGTTCGAGGCGTGGCTGGGCATCGGCTCCTCGCACGCGGTGGCCTCGGGCCGGATCTCCTACACCTTCGGGCTCACCGGGCCCACCCTCACCGTCGACACGGCCTGCTCGTCGTCGCTGGTCGCGCTGCACCTGGCCGTGAAGGCGCTGCGGGACGGGGAGTGCTCGCTCGCGGTTGCCGGCGGGTCCACGGTGATGGCCACCCCGCGCACCTTCGTCGCCTTCAGCCGGCAGCGCGGTCTCTCCCCGGACGGCCGCTGCCGGTCCTACGCGGCCGGAGCCGATGGTACGGCGTGGTCGGAGGGCGCCGGGGTGATCCTGCTGGAACGGCTGTCCGACGCCCGCCGGCACGGGCACCCGGTGCTGGCCGTGCTGCGCGGCACCGCGGTGAACGCCGACGGCGCGTCGAACGGCCTGACCGCCCCCAGCGGACGCGCCCAGCAGGCGCTGATCGCGGCGGCCCTCATGGACGCGGGGCTGACCGCGGGAGACGTCGACGCCGTCGAAGGGCACGGGACCGGAACGCCGCTGGGCGACCCGATCGAGGCGGACGCGCTGATGGCCGCGTACGGGCGTGGTCCGCGCCGGGAGCCGCTCTGGCTGGGCTCGGTGAAGTCGAACATCGGCCACACCCAGGCCGCGGCCGGGATCGCGGGCGTGATCAAGGTGGTGACGGCGTTGCAGCACGAGCAACTGCCGGCGTCGCTGCACGCGGACGAGCCGAGCCCGCACGTCGACTGGGCGGCCGGCCAGGTGCAGCTGCTGGCCGAGGCCCGGCCGTGGCCGCACACGGACCGCGTCCGCCGGGCGGGGGTGTCGGCCTTCGGGATCGGCGGTACCAACGCGCACGTGATCGTCGAGGAGGCACCATCGCCGGAGCCGCCGGCCCGGCGGCCGTTCCCCGCAGCGCCCTGGCTGCTCAGCGCCGCGGACGGCGAAGCGCTCCGGGTCGTCGCGGCCGGGCTGGCCGAGGCGCCCGACACCGTCGACGTATCCGACGCTGCCTACACCCTCGCCCGGCGGACGCCGCTCGCGCACCGCGTGCTGGTGCCCGCGGCGAACCGGGAGGCCCTGCGAGCCGTCGCCGACGGGCGGGTGCCCGGCCGGACCGTCCGAAGTGGAACCCGGCTGGCCGTGCTGTTCGGCGGGCAGGGCGCGCAGCGGCCCGGGATGGGCCGGGAGCTGGCCGAGCGGTTCCCGGTGTTCGCCGACGCCTTCGACGAGGCGTGCGAAGCCCTGGGCGGCGGCGTGCGCGAAGTCGCCTTTACCGGTGCGGAAGCGCTGGACCGCACCGACCACGCGCAAGCCGCGCTGTTCGCCTTCGGCGTCGCGCAGTACCGGTTGTTCGAGTCGTGGGGCGTGCGCCCCGACGTCCTGTTAGGACATTCGATCGGGGAGATCACCGCCGCGCACGTCGCCGGAGTGCTGTCGCTGGCGGACGCGGCGACGCTCGTGGCGGCGCGCGGCCGGCTCATGGCCGCGTTGCCCGGCGGCGGCGTGATGATCGCCGTCGAGGCCACCGAGGCGGAGGTGGCTCCGCTCTTGGGTGATGAGCTCGTGGGGGACGCGGTCGCCGTCGCCGCGGTCAACGGGCCGCGCTCGCTGGTTCTGTCCGGTGAGCGGGCCGCGACGACGGCGCTCGCCGATCGCTTCGGCGGCGGGACGCTCCTGCGCGTCAGCCACGCCTTCCATTCGCCGCTGCTGGACCCGATGCTCGACGAGTTCCACGAGGTCGCCGCCGGGCTGAAGCACCACCGTCCTGCCCTCCCGATCGTGTCGTGCGTGACCGGAGAGCTGCTCGACGAGATCCAGCCGGGCCACTGGCGGCGGCACGCCCGCTCGACCGTGCGGTTCGCCGACGCACTCGCCACGGCCGCGGCGCCCGGCCCGGCCGTCGGCCTCGAGCTCGGCCCGGCGCCGGTGCTCGGGCGCCTGACCACCGGCGTCCTGCCGACCTCTCCGGCCACGATGTCGGGCTCCGGCGTGCTGGCCGCGGCGGGCGCGGTGCACACGGCCGGCGTCCGGGTCGGCTGGCCCGCGGTGTTCGCCGGCTCGGGCGCGCGGATCACGGCGTTGCCCACGTATCCCTTCAAGCGCACCCGCTACTGGCTGGACCAGCCGGCCCCGGAGCAGCCCGGCGGCGACCACGCCGTGCTCGGTCCGGCGCTGGAGGCGCCCGACTCGCCGCGGGTCGTGCACGGCGGCTCGCTCGGCGTCCGCCGCCACCGGTGGCTCGCCGACCACGTCGTCGGCGGGTCCGTGCTGGTGCCCGGGACGCTGTTCGCCGAGCTGGTCCTGCACGCCGGCGGAGGCGGTGTCGAGGAGTTCGCCATCGAAGCCCCGCTGCGCCTGGACACCGAGGACGTCCACGTCCAGGTCGTCGTGGACGAGCCGCGGATCGACGTCTACGCCCGTGGCCGCGACGAGAAGCAGTGGCGGAAGCACGCCGGGGGGAAGCTGCGCCCGCGCGGCCCGCTCCCGCCCGGCTGGAGCGGCGAGTGGCCACCGGCCGGGGCCGTGGAAGCCGACGTCGCCGACGCCTACCGCGTGCACGCCTACGGGCCCGCTTTCCAAGCGGTGCAACGGTTGTGGCTGTCCGGTGAGGAGTTCTTCGCCGAGGTCGAGCTGCCGCCGGACGTCGGGGGCCGGTTCGAGCTCCACCCGGTCCTGCTGGACGCGGCCGTGCACGCGACCGCGCTGGCCGAGGGCCCGGCGGCCGAGCAGCGGGTGCCGTTCCTCTTCAGCGGTGTCGCGGTCTACGCGCCCGGTGCGCGGCGGGCCAGGGTGCACGGTGTCCGCCTCGGCGCGGGCGAGGTGCGCGTCACTCTGTACGACGAAGCCGGGAACCCGGTAGCCGGGATCGAAACGCTGACGACCCGGCCGATGGCGGCGCCCGACACGATGCTCTACCGTCCACAGTGGATTCCGCTGACGCCGGTGGCAGCCTCGGAACCGGTCCGGACCGTCGAAATCGCGCCGGGTGATGTACGCGCGGCGGCCGGCCAGGCGCTCGCCGTTCTCCACGACTGGCAGGGCAGCAGCGAGCGGCTGCTCCTGGTCACCCGCAACGCGACGAGCCCCGATCCCGACCCGGCGGCCGCGGCGGCGTGGGGACTGGGCTGCGCGGCCGCGGCGGAACACCCGGGCCGGATCAGCATGGTCGACCTCGAGCCGGGGTTCCCGGTCACGCGGGTGGCGGACCTCGCCGGCGGCAGCGCGGAGCCCCAGATCGCCATCCGCGACGGAGTGCCGCACGTCCTGCGGATCACGCGGGTCGCTCCGGCGCCGGCGCGGCCGATCGACCCGGACGGGACGGTGCTGATCACCGGCGGGACGGGAGCGCTCGGCGCTCTGCTGGCCCGGCACCTCGTCACCGCGCACGGCGTCCGGCATCTCCTGCTGGTCAGCCGAAGCGGGCCGGCGGCGCCCGGCGCTGACGAACTATTGGCGTCCCTGCGGGAACTCGGGGCGGACGCCCGGATCGTCGCGGCCGACGTCGCGGACCGGGCCACCCTGGTGGGGCTGGTCGGCAGCTGCGATCCGCCGTTGACGGCCGTCGTGCACAGCGCGGCCGTGGTCGACGACGGCGTGCTGGCGGCCCAGACACCGGACCGCCTGGACTTCGTGCTGCGTCCCAAGGCGGACGCGGCGCTGGTCCTCGACGAGGTGACCCGGCACCTGCCGCTGACGGCCTTCATCCTGTTCTCTTCGATCGCCGGCGTGTTCGGCAAGGCCGGACAGGTCAACTACGCGGCCGCGAACCGCGTGCTGGACGCCGTGGCGTACCGCCGCCGCGCGGCCGGGCTGCCGGCGTTGTCGCTGGCGTGGGGGCTGTGGGAGCTCGGCACCGGGCTCGGCGACCGGATCTCGGCCACCGCCCGGCGGCGCATCCACGCATCCGGCGTCGAGGGGCTGACCGCCGAGCAGGGCCTGGCGTTGTTCGACGCGGCGCTCGGCTCGGCCGAACCGGTGCTGGTGCCGGTCCGGTTCGACCCGGCGGTGTCGATGGCCCCGCTGACCGGCGGTTCGACCGCGCGCTCGGCCCCGGCGCGGCAGAGCTGGCCGGAGAACCCGGCCGAGCCGGAGCTGCGCGAGCTGCTGCGCGCGGAGGTCGCCGCGGTCCTCGGCCACCCGGACCCCGCCGTGATCGCCGACGACCGCCCGTTCCCGGAGCTCGGGTTCGATTCGCTCACCGTGATCGAGCTGCGCACCCGGCTCACCGGGTTGTCGGGCGTCGACCTGCCCGCCACCGTCGTCTTCGACCGGCCCACCGTCGCGGAGCTGGCCCGGTACTTCCTGGAGCGCCGGGGCTTCACCAGGTGACGGGCAGGCTCGAGACGCCGCGCAGCAAGCCACCGCGGCGCCACTCGATGTCCTCCGGGGAGATCGCGAGGCGCAGGTCCGGCCGGCGACGGACCAGCGTCGAGAGCAGGACCCGCAGCTCCAGCCTCGCCAGCGGCGCGCCGACGCAGTGGTGCACGCCGAAACCGAACGCGACGTGGTGGTTGACCTTGCGGCCGAAGTCCATCTCCCCGGCCGAGGGGAACACCGATTCGTCGCGGTTGGCCGAGTCCAGCTGGACCAGGACCGCGTCGCCGGCCCGGATGGCCTGGCCGCCGATCTCCAGGTCCTCCCGGGCGATCCGGGCGAAATCCGCCACCGTTGCCAGCGGCACGAACCGCAGCAGCTCCTCCACCGCCGACGGGACCAGCTCGGGACGGGCGACGAGTGCCGTCCACCGTTCGCGGTCGGACAGCAGCTCGACCAGGATGCTGCCGGTGAGGTTCGCCGTGCTCTCGTGGCCACCGGCCAGCAGGGCCACGCCGAGCATGAGCAGCTCGTCGTCCGTGAGGCGGTCTTCCTCGTCGCGGGCCGCGGCGAGGGCGGTCAGCAGGTCGTCGGCGGGCTCTTCCCGGCGTCGGGCGATCAGGGTTTTCAGCGCGCCCGCCAGCTTTCCGCGGGCTTCCGTGACGTCCGCCGGGGTGACGGTCCCGCCCGAGGCGACCAGCGTTTCGGTGCACTCGCGCACCATCGGCAGTTCGCCCGGCGGAACGCCGAGCAGCTCGCCGATCACCAGGACGGGCAGCTCCCACGCGACCGCCGAGGCGAAGTCCGCGGGCGGCCTGATGCCGTCGAGGAGCGTGTCGACGATCTCCTGGATCCGGGGCCGGAGCAGCTCCACCCGCCGGCCGGTGAACGCCTTGGCGACGAGGGCGCGGACGCGGTTGTGCTCCGGCGGGTCCATGGCCAGCAGGTTGCCCGCCGGTTCGAAACCGGGCCGCCCGCGCGGCACATCGGCACCGGCCGCGGCGGCGCGGGAGAACCGCGGATCCGACAGCACGAACCGCGTCTGTTCGTAGCGCGTCACCAGCCAGGCATCGCCGCCGTAGGGCATCGTGACGCGGACCGGCGCCGCGGACTTCCGCAGCTCGGCGAACCGCGGATGGGCCTGCAGCGCCACGGCGTCCCCGAAGGGGTAGGGAACCGGCTGGGCGTCCATCGCCTCATCGTGCGGCAGGGGTGCGCCGCGGTGTACCGCCCATCGGTGGTCGGGGAAGGCGGTGCCCTTCATCCCCGATGCTGGGCCAGTTCCGCCGCGCCGAAGGAGACGTCGAAGCGGTCGCACCAGATACTGACGCTGGTGTAGGCGGTCAGGTCGGTGCCGGCCGGCAGCGGGTAGTTCTGGTTTCCCTTGTTCCCTTTGAGCTTGCCCGCGTCGAGGTGCTTGCCGTCGTCGAAGACGTCCCAGCCGTCCTTGCCCGGTTTCACCGGGGCGTCGGTGAGCCAGACGTGCACGTCGGGGCCGCTGCTGGTGGCCAGGTTCTCCAGCCGCAGCACGAGTGACCCGTCGGCCGCGCGCAGGAGCCGGACGGTGCCCGTGGTCCGGTGCTCGTGGCTGATCAGGGTGCCGCCGGCGAGTTCGGTGGGCTCGGCGGGTTTGGCGGGCTTGGTGGCCTCGGCCGAAGGGGGCGCCGAGGGCAGTGCGGACGGCGACGGTGGAGCGGGCACCGGCGCGGCGGCCGGCAGGTCCTCCTGGACCGTCTCGTCCACCACCAGCTGCCACGGCTGGAACCAGAACAACCCGGCCGCGACGGCGACCACGCCCGTCACCAGGATGCTCAGGACCCAGGGCCGGCCGATCAGCCGCGTCCGGTTCATCGCGCACTCCTCCGTCTTCGCTCTTCTCCCGGTTCAGTCAACGGGACGAATCGCCCAGCGACGTCCGGTGCGCGGTTACCGATCTCTTACGGGCGCCGCGCGGACCAGGCAACCGATTCCTTTCCCGGGCGGCCGCGGTCTCCCTGTCGGAGGTACGGCCCACCCAAGTGGCCGGCCCCGCCGAAGCCACCGAGAAGGAGAGCCGATCGCCGTGAGCGTTCCCACCACCATGCGTGCCCTGCAGCAGACGTCGCTGGACGGACCGCAGGACATGCGCCTGATCACCGACGCGCCGGTGCCGAGCCCGGGCCGGGGTGAGGTCCTGATCCGGGTTGCCGCCGCCGGGGTCAACTTCGCCGACCTGTCGAAAGCCCATGGCACCTTCCGGGACGGCCCGAAACCGCCGTACCGGGCGGGTTTCGAGGCGGCCGGCGAGGTCGTGGCCGTGGGGGAGGGGGTGACCGGCCCGCCACCGGGGACGCTCGTGATCGGCATCGGCGACGGGGCCTTCGCGGAATACCTGGTCCTGCCGGCGGCGGCCGCGATGCCGGTGCCGGCGGGCTGGAGCGCCGGGCAGGCGCTGGGCCTGGCCGTGAACTGGCCCACCGCGCTCGCCGCGCTCAAGCCGCTCGGCCGGGTGACGGCCGGGGAGACGGTGGTCGTCCCCGCCGCGGCGGGCGCGACCGGCCAGGCCGCGCTGACCCTGGCCAAGCACTACGGCGCGACCGTCGTCGCCACCGCCGCACCGGGCAAGCACGAGACCGTGCGGGCGCTGGGAGCCGACCATGTCCTGGACTCCCGCGACGGCGACCTCGCCGCCGAGGTCCGGCGCCTGACCGGCGGGGCCGGCGCCGACCTGGTGCTGGAATCGGCCGGCGGTGCCACGTTCCCCGCGAGCCTGGCCGCGGCCAAGCCGGTCACCGGCCGGGTCGTCGTCTACGGCCTGGCGGGCGGCGAAGCTTCGCTCACCAACTGGGAACTGGTCTACCGGCATCAGGTCCACGTCATCGGCTTCAACATCGGCACCCTGATCCGGTCCGCACCCGCGATCTTCGGCGAGGTGATGGGCGAACTCGCCGCGCTCGTCGCCGCCGGCGTCGTCACCCCCGCGCGCCCGGCCACCTACGACCTGGCCGACGGCCCCAAGGCCCTCGCCGAACTGGCCGCCCGGGCGACCGTCGGCAAGCTGGCCCTGCTGCCGTGACCGGCACCGTGGGCCCGGCCGCCGAGCCGGGGGCGCTGTCCGAACCGCGCCACGCCAACACCCGGCGAAGCAGTATCCGGGCCGCACCACCGAAGATGCCGCGGCGAACCCGCGGCCGGATCCTCCGGCTCGACGACGGGGGACCGCGGGCGCCGCCGTTCGCGGAGGCCTGCTGACCTGTGCTTCGATTCCTTTTCCGCGGTGTGCCGGTCGTACCGGGACAGAGATCGATCGAGTGGAACGAGGAGCACGCATGGCCGGCAGGCAATCCGCGGCGGCGCGGGACCAGGACCGGTTCGCCGCCGAAACCGCGGGGTGCCGCCGGGAGCTGCTGGCGCACTGCTACCGCATGGCCGGTTCGGCGCACGACGCCGAGGACCTGGTGCAGGAAACCTACCTGCGGGCGTGGCGGTCCTACGCCGGGTTCGAGGGGCGTGCGTCGATCCGGTCGTGGCTCTACGCCATCGCCACCAACGTGTGCCTGACCGCGTTGGAGCCACGCCGGAACCGGGTGCTGCCGTCCGGGCTGACCGGTCCGCACGACGGGCCCGATCGCCCGCCGGTCCCGGCCGCGCCGGGCGAAGTCTCCTGGCTGGAGCCGTTGCCGGACCACTGGGTCGCCGATCCGGCGGCGGTGCTGGTCGCGCGGGAGTCCCTGCGGCTCGCGCTCGTGGTCAGCTTGCAGCACCTGCCGGCGCGCCAGCGCGCGATCTTGCTCCTGCGGGAGGTGCTGGCGT is from Amycolatopsis mediterranei and encodes:
- a CDS encoding cytochrome P450; this translates as MDAQPVPYPFGDAVALQAHPRFAELRKSAAPVRVTMPYGGDAWLVTRYEQTRFVLSDPRFSRAAAAGADVPRGRPGFEPAGNLLAMDPPEHNRVRALVAKAFTGRRVELLRPRIQEIVDTLLDGIRPPADFASAVAWELPVLVIGELLGVPPGELPMVRECTETLVASGGTVTPADVTEARGKLAGALKTLIARRREEPADDLLTALAAARDEEDRLTDDELLMLGVALLAGGHESTANLTGSILVELLSDRERWTALVARPELVPSAVEELLRFVPLATVADFARIAREDLEIGGQAIRAGDAVLVQLDSANRDESVFPSAGEMDFGRKVNHHVAFGFGVHHCVGAPLARLELRVLLSTLVRRRPDLRLAISPEDIEWRRGGLLRGVSSLPVTW
- a CDS encoding zinc-binding dehydrogenase is translated as MSVPTTMRALQQTSLDGPQDMRLITDAPVPSPGRGEVLIRVAAAGVNFADLSKAHGTFRDGPKPPYRAGFEAAGEVVAVGEGVTGPPPGTLVIGIGDGAFAEYLVLPAAAAMPVPAGWSAGQALGLAVNWPTALAALKPLGRVTAGETVVVPAAAGATGQAALTLAKHYGATVVATAAPGKHETVRALGADHVLDSRDGDLAAEVRRLTGGAGADLVLESAGGATFPASLAAAKPVTGRVVVYGLAGGEASLTNWELVYRHQVHVIGFNIGTLIRSAPAIFGEVMGELAALVAAGVVTPARPATYDLADGPKALAELAARATVGKLALLP
- a CDS encoding beta-ketoacyl synthase N-terminal-like domain-containing protein; amino-acid sequence: MEEIRAEFLRPLLTSLSAHPAERPAFSDGRRTLTYGELARASADFAAGLGVSRGERVLVHVGNRVEFVVALLAVLRAAAVGVPVSARSTEAELAHLIDDSGAALLITEARHAGLADRLRQGRPGLRVLFVEEPPPAAGPPRDDLGLDEPAWLLYTSGTTGRPKGVLLSQRAAVWSTAAAYVPVFGIEAGDTVVWPLPLHHAYALSLAFTTTIALGAHTRLADGCSPELLAQYPGCVLAGVPATYLRLRQEADGPVVAPRLCLTGGAPCTPAARAAVRELFGLPLVDGYGSTETGGKVAVERPGEPGLIPVPGMEVRIDAGEVLVRGPGLMLGYHGQPESPLHDGWYRTGDAGRLEGGRLVLDGRVDDVIVSGGQNVHPTEIEAVLEESPSVREVLVTGRPDDVVGQVPVAFVVAGPDGFDAEELRRLCLSRLSLHKVPVAYLEVDSIPRTASGKPRRNALVQPDLAAVVRAELTALCGHDGGAGWRDRPFTDLGLSSLAGVQFRHRITALTGVPVPHSLIYDFPTPGAVIAELARLGSASPEEPPRASPLPSAEPIAVVAMACRFPGGVRSPEDLWRLVADRVDATGEFPADRGWDVAGLYDPDPDRLGHSVTRRGGFLDGFADFDAGMFGISPREALATDPQQRLLLETSWEAFERAGIDVATLRGSNTGVFVGVMNEDYASRFTTSHEFEAWLGIGSSHAVASGRISYTFGLTGPTLTVDTACSSSLVALHLAVKALRDGECSLAVAGGSTVMATPRTFVAFSRQRGLSPDGRCRSYAAGADGTAWSEGAGVILLERLSDARRHGHPVLAVLRGTAVNADGASNGLTAPSGRAQQALIAAALMDAGLTAGDVDAVEGHGTGTPLGDPIEADALMAAYGRGPRREPLWLGSVKSNIGHTQAAAGIAGVIKVVTALQHEQLPASLHADEPSPHVDWAAGQVQLLAEARPWPHTDRVRRAGVSAFGIGGTNAHVIVEEAPSPEPPARRPFPAAPWLLSAADGEALRVVAAGLAEAPDTVDVSDAAYTLARRTPLAHRVLVPAANREALRAVADGRVPGRTVRSGTRLAVLFGGQGAQRPGMGRELAERFPVFADAFDEACEALGGGVREVAFTGAEALDRTDHAQAALFAFGVAQYRLFESWGVRPDVLLGHSIGEITAAHVAGVLSLADAATLVAARGRLMAALPGGGVMIAVEATEAEVAPLLGDELVGDAVAVAAVNGPRSLVLSGERAATTALADRFGGGTLLRVSHAFHSPLLDPMLDEFHEVAAGLKHHRPALPIVSCVTGELLDEIQPGHWRRHARSTVRFADALATAAAPGPAVGLELGPAPVLGRLTTGVLPTSPATMSGSGVLAAAGAVHTAGVRVGWPAVFAGSGARITALPTYPFKRTRYWLDQPAPEQPGGDHAVLGPALEAPDSPRVVHGGSLGVRRHRWLADHVVGGSVLVPGTLFAELVLHAGGGGVEEFAIEAPLRLDTEDVHVQVVVDEPRIDVYARGRDEKQWRKHAGGKLRPRGPLPPGWSGEWPPAGAVEADVADAYRVHAYGPAFQAVQRLWLSGEEFFAEVELPPDVGGRFELHPVLLDAAVHATALAEGPAAEQRVPFLFSGVAVYAPGARRARVHGVRLGAGEVRVTLYDEAGNPVAGIETLTTRPMAAPDTMLYRPQWIPLTPVAASEPVRTVEIAPGDVRAAAGQALAVLHDWQGSSERLLLVTRNATSPDPDPAAAAAWGLGCAAAAEHPGRISMVDLEPGFPVTRVADLAGGSAEPQIAIRDGVPHVLRITRVAPAPARPIDPDGTVLITGGTGALGALLARHLVTAHGVRHLLLVSRSGPAAPGADELLASLRELGADARIVAADVADRATLVGLVGSCDPPLTAVVHSAAVVDDGVLAAQTPDRLDFVLRPKADAALVLDEVTRHLPLTAFILFSSIAGVFGKAGQVNYAAANRVLDAVAYRRRAAGLPALSLAWGLWELGTGLGDRISATARRRIHASGVEGLTAEQGLALFDAALGSAEPVLVPVRFDPAVSMAPLTGGSTARSAPARQSWPENPAEPELRELLRAEVAAVLGHPDPAVIADDRPFPELGFDSLTVIELRTRLTGLSGVDLPATVVFDRPTVAELARYFLERRGFTR
- a CDS encoding DM13 domain-containing protein — translated: MNRTRLIGRPWVLSILVTGVVAVAAGLFWFQPWQLVVDETVQEDLPAAAPVPAPPSPSALPSAPPSAEATKPAKPAEPTELAGGTLISHEHRTTGTVRLLRAADGSLVLRLENLATSSGPDVHVWLTDAPVKPGKDGWDVFDDGKHLDAGKLKGNKGNQNYPLPAGTDLTAYTSVSIWCDRFDVSFGAAELAQHRG